In a single window of the Romeriopsis navalis LEGE 11480 genome:
- a CDS encoding VWA domain-containing protein — MKGLFRSVTQSKTSTLAIKHWQRSLLATSIGLMGVLWSSPAFAEGSAQWGLTQKMYEYGDVSAGINLAQTRISSASRSLYVDITTPGEVINISLCGASDTDALSIEIYQTTPNAIDPAFIPTTGGQVFTQNLSGSNVSCTDPMTGVMPNPVKFTAATVGTYEIRLFTTASTRFERVDVTVTPDLITPVDPTDRAGRLYSYAYAFLGDGGGGCYALSDSTSSDFFVKVPGGRPGENYVWKLDLNNFAGCVYDLVANSYGVNPPRSGFSVPFNDNNFTPEYPIYISYPAQVGSRPTQPPSVLNFTFTDNQGIDNSITPGGTIGVQDSGTFTFTTDIIGNYSIQIDVNQDGIYSPVDAQGAASGDVFLNGITNGPGTVSVPWDGKQNDGTVLPVGTYNAKVQMRAGEYHFIAGDAETSGGGSNNGLTIFEMLGPGIQTDTLVFWDDSTFLGNIGGTTTLPNGALSSTPQAKHTWGDFSSGGFGNQVYIDTYVYGDFSEATSPVIVAMTDEPGITGRVWNDADGSANNTFTNINTGSEGGTDADGLHVNLVDSTGNVIATTPVNADGTYALADVTSNQNNLTLHLSTTAGTIGQPAPALNLPVTWRATTPAIRPAFNIGTTSITDQDFGLHLINPDLTANYCQTSRNFMFVLDDSESVDATELQQQRDAVMEMLRHLARNGIASRVAIVGFDTAARTVIDYTDVNGNNLAAFQTALDNNYGVTGTGTHWKAALKQASLIGLPPTDSTDVLFFFSDGKLTTGDVPSADADLFKQSGTHMYGVWIDSDPALTVDDFKPITDGLATAEFTGTNGATADYVKVADYAALSAKTLALLQNICPGKPNLLLVKRITERNGGTTTEDGDSLSTYINESANPYDDNLLEDLYPPTNLPDTNKWPTPATFLLGGVDGGNVKPDDELEYTIYFLSTGDNDANNVLFCDRVPENVTYLPSAYSAGATAGTQLGIQLNLGGTVTNLTGTQDSDVGQFFPIGSEPTTLFPGINCGGSNTNGAVVVNLGNLPKATASATPAASYGFVRFKGKVK; from the coding sequence ATGAAAGGCTTATTTCGATCAGTAACGCAATCTAAAACTTCAACGCTAGCAATTAAGCATTGGCAGCGCTCATTACTGGCAACATCGATTGGCTTAATGGGCGTACTGTGGAGCTCCCCTGCTTTTGCTGAAGGTAGTGCTCAATGGGGACTGACTCAGAAGATGTATGAATACGGTGACGTTTCGGCGGGTATTAACCTGGCTCAAACTAGAATTTCATCCGCTAGTCGGTCACTGTATGTCGATATTACAACGCCTGGTGAGGTGATTAATATTTCTTTGTGTGGTGCATCCGATACTGATGCTCTAAGTATTGAAATCTATCAAACCACACCGAACGCAATTGACCCAGCTTTTATTCCGACAACTGGAGGGCAGGTTTTTACTCAAAATCTGTCAGGCTCCAATGTGAGTTGTACTGATCCGATGACTGGGGTAATGCCGAATCCAGTTAAGTTCACGGCAGCGACCGTCGGCACCTATGAAATTCGTTTGTTTACTACTGCGAGTACGCGCTTCGAACGTGTGGATGTCACCGTAACGCCCGATTTAATTACACCGGTTGATCCCACGGATCGAGCAGGTCGCCTATATAGTTATGCCTATGCCTTTTTGGGTGATGGTGGTGGTGGCTGTTATGCCTTATCCGATTCTACCAGCAGCGATTTCTTTGTCAAAGTGCCAGGTGGTCGTCCTGGAGAGAACTACGTCTGGAAGTTAGATCTGAATAACTTTGCGGGTTGTGTTTACGATCTGGTCGCTAATTCCTATGGTGTGAATCCGCCCCGATCGGGCTTTAGTGTGCCTTTTAATGACAATAATTTCACGCCAGAATATCCAATTTATATATCCTACCCGGCGCAAGTTGGGTCGCGGCCCACGCAGCCACCGAGTGTTTTGAACTTTACTTTTACGGATAATCAGGGCATTGATAATTCGATTACGCCTGGTGGCACGATCGGCGTCCAGGATTCCGGTACCTTTACGTTTACAACCGATATTATCGGTAACTATTCGATTCAGATTGATGTTAACCAAGATGGAATTTACTCGCCTGTGGATGCTCAGGGTGCCGCTTCTGGCGATGTATTCCTGAATGGTATTACGAATGGCCCAGGGACTGTCTCGGTGCCGTGGGATGGCAAGCAAAATGATGGAACGGTTCTGCCTGTTGGCACCTATAATGCGAAAGTTCAAATGCGGGCTGGTGAATATCATTTCATTGCTGGCGATGCCGAAACGAGTGGTGGTGGTTCTAATAATGGTTTGACCATTTTTGAAATGCTTGGCCCAGGTATTCAGACTGATACTTTAGTCTTCTGGGATGACTCAACATTCCTCGGTAATATAGGCGGTACAACAACGCTGCCGAATGGGGCATTATCCTCAACGCCTCAAGCGAAGCATACGTGGGGTGATTTCTCTTCGGGAGGATTTGGGAATCAAGTTTATATTGATACCTATGTTTATGGTGATTTCTCGGAAGCGACCTCCCCGGTAATTGTTGCCATGACGGATGAGCCGGGGATCACCGGGCGGGTATGGAATGATGCGGATGGTTCAGCTAACAATACATTTACGAATATCAATACTGGGAGTGAAGGTGGCACTGATGCGGATGGGCTGCACGTCAATTTAGTCGATAGCACGGGTAATGTGATTGCCACGACGCCGGTCAATGCGGATGGCACCTATGCGTTGGCTGATGTAACGTCGAACCAAAATAATCTGACCCTTCACTTAAGTACAACTGCAGGCACAATTGGCCAGCCAGCACCAGCGCTCAATTTGCCCGTAACTTGGCGCGCTACCACCCCTGCCATCAGACCGGCGTTTAATATTGGAACAACCTCAATCACGGATCAAGACTTTGGTTTGCATTTGATTAACCCCGATCTCACCGCTAACTACTGTCAAACCAGTCGTAATTTCATGTTTGTGCTGGATGATTCGGAATCGGTTGATGCCACTGAACTGCAGCAGCAGCGGGATGCAGTGATGGAGATGCTGCGCCACCTCGCCCGCAATGGTATTGCTTCTCGTGTGGCGATCGTCGGGTTTGATACGGCGGCGCGTACCGTGATTGACTATACCGACGTTAATGGCAATAACTTAGCCGCTTTCCAAACAGCACTTGATAACAACTATGGCGTCACGGGAACCGGGACGCATTGGAAGGCAGCGCTAAAGCAAGCCTCGTTGATTGGGCTTCCACCCACTGATAGCACTGACGTGTTGTTCTTTTTCTCGGATGGGAAATTGACAACTGGCGATGTGCCGAGTGCTGATGCGGATTTATTCAAGCAGTCTGGTACGCATATGTATGGTGTGTGGATTGACTCTGACCCAGCGTTGACAGTTGACGATTTTAAGCCCATTACGGATGGGCTTGCGACTGCGGAATTTACCGGAACGAATGGTGCGACAGCCGATTATGTCAAAGTTGCCGACTATGCGGCCTTGTCCGCTAAGACGTTGGCGCTGTTACAAAATATTTGCCCGGGTAAACCGAATTTACTGTTGGTGAAGCGGATTACTGAACGAAATGGTGGAACAACAACGGAGGATGGTGATAGCCTTTCAACTTATATTAATGAGTCAGCCAATCCCTATGATGACAATCTGCTAGAAGACCTCTATCCACCGACAAACCTCCCGGATACAAATAAATGGCCAACTCCTGCAACCTTTTTACTGGGTGGAGTGGATGGTGGAAATGTAAAGCCAGATGACGAATTGGAGTATACGATTTACTTCCTCTCCACCGGTGACAATGATGCGAATAATGTATTGTTCTGCGATCGTGTGCCGGAAAATGTCACCTATCTACCGAGTGCCTATAGCGCTGGCGCAACCGCTGGTACCCAGCTCGGAATTCAGCTAAATCTGGGCGGTACGGTCACGAATCTCACCGGCACCCAAGATAGTGATGTGGGCCAGTTCTTCCCGATCGGCTCAGAGCCCACGACGTTATTTCCCGGCATTAACTGTGGTGGGAGTAACACCAATGGCGCTGTTGTGGTGAATCTCGGTAACTTGCCGAAAGCTACGGCATCCGCTACACCTGCTGCTTCCTACGGCTTTGTCCGGTTCAAAGGTAAAGTGAAGTAG